The genomic window AACTGGCAGGGACTTAAGAATGCTGGAGAAGCTCTCAACATACAAGTCTTGAAACCAACCAAGGCAAGTGGTACGAGGTGGCTGCCACACCAAGAGCGTGCACTGAAAGCCATTACACGAGACCATCCCGCCCTGGTCCAACATCTAGGGGAGCTTGTGGAACAAGGTGCTGTGGGGAGTGGTGACAGCCGGGATAAGGCAAGGGGAATTCTTGAGGTTGTGAAATCTGTCAAGTTTGTGTTGTTCACCCTGTTCTTGGCATCATACCTGGATCTTGTGTGTTCAGTGTCCAGAGTCTTTCAAGACAATGAAAGTACGGTGGAATCAGTTTTCAGAAGGGTAGAAAGTGTGGTGAAATCTTTGACTAAGATGTGCAGTCCCTTAAAGTTAACCAGAATCATGTCTGAGGAGATAGAGGAAAGGGATGGAACAGTGCTGTGGAAGGGAACCACATTGCAGACGGGGAGACCACAGCGTGGTAGACGATCAGATCTTGTCACACAGAGAGAAGAGGTGATCAGAGATTGTCAGCAAATTCTGAATTCAACTCTACACCACCTTGGGCGTAGGTTCGATGCCATGCTCAACCAGTCTGTACTCTCTGCGGCAAGAGTCTTTCAGTTCTCCAGCTGGAAGGAGGAAGATGAAGATCAGGAGGATGAGGACTGGGAAGAGGATAAACTCAGGACAATTTACAGACACTTCCGACGACCGCTTGAGCTGAAAGGCTTTCAGCTCCAAGGAGCCTTGAGAGAATGGGACGAGTTGAAAACGGTTTGCAGGGCACAGCTGGCAAACGTGCGCAGACCCCCCTCATTCAAGGACTTCTGGGTGTCGATGTTAAGGCGCGAGGAAGAAGAGTACAGGAATGTGTTCCAACTACTTCGTCTGGTACTGACAATCCCCATACACACGGCAGAATGTGAACGGTCATTCTCTCTGATGAATAGAGTCAAAACAGACTGGCGATCCTGTCTCGACCCCAAGTGTCTCACTAGTCTGATGACCATATCTTTAAGTGAACAATCCATTGAAACATTTGACCCTGAGCCTGCTATAACTTATAAGCCTGTGGTGGTCAGCAGGGAAGCGACGACCTTCAACCACCCCTTATGGGCCCAGGCCACGTCGTCACCAAGCTCCCATTTCAGATACGAGCtcagaagaggaacagtaaggtttgtgatTAGGTTTTGGTTACAATAGttatattctactttattttatgtggtgcaccccaaaattttttggtgcacccaattttttaggttgggtgcaccagtgcacctattcccaaaactgaatttcgagccctgacagtTTTGAACAGTGGGTGACgtttcctaacttctgccaacttctgccaccctatcCTGGCTAGTGgcaaaagttaggatgacgtcacctaacttctgccaacttctgccaccctacccaggctagtggcagaagttaggatgacctcacctaacttctgccaacttccgccacctgccaccctacccaggctaatggcagaagttaggatgacatCACCTTTctgctaacttctgccaccctaacttctgccaccctacacaagctagtggcagaagttaggatgacgtcacctaacttctgccaacttctgccaccctaacttctgccaccctacccaggctagtggcagaagttaggatgacgtcaactaacttctgccacctgccaccctacccaggctagtggcagaagttaagatgacgtcacatctgactcacggaagcctcaaaactactcggtaatcatcgtaacttctgccaacttctgccaccctaacttcagccacttcaccctgatactggacaataCTCACAAATTCAGACAAAAATTAAACAGCCTGCAactttgcagaatgaaaaaaaaacaggcttaCTCTCTGGACCTAAATCATTTGTAATAGTAAGTCATCCCTATTCCCTACCCGTTAGTACACGAGGATGACTTGTATTAAATAGAGAAACAAACTTCAAACATGCTTACATGTTCTATACACCTGGACTTGTTTTCTTTCTGCtgcaagacaaaacaaaatcaaataaatTAAAATAAAAACCCTTTTTTGTGATAGTATTAATACTCTAAATAGTAAAAGTTATGCTATCATTCTAAAATTTCTCCATTTGTTGTGAGCTATAATATGtgctataaggccacaccaacttccTCTGTTGCTTCTTGACTGggattaaaaaacaaaactggtGATTTCTGGgatctggggaccccaaaactgatgcaagcatgcGAAAAAAAGACAAGTTTGACGAAAAAAGAAGTTGCCTTCACtaatgaaatctacgtggtcaggaaggatgaacaaaactaaacacaaagATTATAGTATACCggaatattgaatttttttttattctttcaaaCTGCTTCGACTTTGCGATTCTACGACATTAGGATCAGTCTTCTGAAGtatgtttttgcaatttacagcatgcatTTTCTCATATTCCAGCTACTTTTTAAGATATACAGTATGGCCGTTCACAATTTGTTTGTtaggaaacggacgaaaattgatgcatgcgcggatgtcatccatataatcaaatgaacATGGCCTATTACAACCAGGCATGCTGCAACACTGAAATAAAAGAGAAATGAATTGCCCTCTTTTGCAGCTGGATGCACAGAACCCGTGTCTCAGGAAATTACATACCACTGTTAATAATGAGCTTGCCTTATACAGCACTAGACTGCCAAACAGTATGCGGTAAAGTCGTaaacacagaaaacatgttTGCTTTGCAAGAGGGTGATAGTTTTTTCTTATGTTCGGTGGGCATCACTGAATACTGACTGAAGTATTCAGTGATGCCTCAGTTGCCCAAAAACCAGACAAATCTCTAATTTGGTACCTAATAAATTTGGATGCAGAAAGGACTGTCGATTGTGTACTGTTTGTCATGAATATCATTGACCTTGTTTTATTTGGTACAAGCCATTCAGCTTTACATTTAGGAAATTTTCTGtgtggctgacagctggttggTGGCCACATCCCCAAAAGTCACTTGTGTATGCACAGTTTCTTTCATTGTAATttcatgttcactgtttttgcggtcacctctgtaccatgaagttatcatcacagtgaaaaacctgttgtaattatttgtgattccttcacacatccattctgta from Branchiostoma lanceolatum isolate klBraLanc5 chromosome 4, klBraLanc5.hap2, whole genome shotgun sequence includes these protein-coding regions:
- the LOC136432863 gene encoding zinc finger protein 862-like → MWCTACKKYDKTGNKNTFVTGCTSLRIGNVKKHEKSPIHKITVKKVQAENVPVQQRPMQRALLRMEKKKVEQMKSLFRTSFFLAKKGRPFTDFPDVMRLQKSNGVDIGETYLNDKEARVFVDFIYKDMRKKLCTKIKESDFIAVLSDGSSDRGSIEEEVIHVRYLQDNMEPATVFVALKPLERGDASHITEAVVSALEEDLELGDSWKDKLTFACFDGAPVNMGHVSGVGVRLQEDCPHLIVLQCCAHRLELVFKDVLKEVPYFSTVHDMFTTVYKFYDNSPLNWQGLKNAGEALNIQVLKPTKASGTRWLPHQERALKAITRDHPALVQHLGELVEQGAVGSGDSRDKARGILEVVKSVKFVLFTLFLASYLDLVCSVSRVFQDNESTVESVFRRVESVVKSLTKMCSPLKLTRIMSEEIEERDGTVLWKGTTLQTGRPQRGRRSDLVTQREEVIRDCQQILNSTLHHLGRRFDAMLNQSVLSAARVFQFSSWKEEDEDQEDEDWEEDKLRTIYRHFRRPLELKGFQLQGALREWDELKTVCRAQLANVRRPPSFKDFWVSMLRREEEEYRNVFQLLRLVLTIPIHTAECERSFSLMNRVKTDWRSCLDPKCLTSLMTISLSEQSIETFDPEPAITYKPVVVSREATTFNHPLWAQATSSPSSHFRYELRRGTVRFVIRFWLQ